A region from the Triticum urartu cultivar G1812 chromosome 1, Tu2.1, whole genome shotgun sequence genome encodes:
- the LOC125542062 gene encoding disease resistance protein Pik-2-like yields MEVMTGAMSTLLPILGNLLKEEYNLQKNTRGEIKFLKAELESMEAALIKVSEAPLDQPPDKQVKLWARDVRDLSYEIEDNVDKFLACLECQQQKRPHSFMGFIHRSINILTKGKVRHNIGMDFKDIKRRIKEVSERRDRYKVDSVVPKSTSTSTDTLRQLALFKKATELIGTEEKSLDIVKMLMEGDEVFKKQPKMISIVGFGGLGKTTLANVVYEKLRGDFDCGAFVSVSLNPDMKKLFKSLLHQLDKGNYKNIMDESAWSETQLISEIRDFLRDKRYFILIDDIWDKSVWNNIRCALIENECGSRVIATTRILDVAKEVGGVYELKPLSTSDSRKLFYQRIFGTEDKCPHIQLAEVSENILQKCGGVPLAIITLASMLASKKEHENTYTYWSKVYQSMGSGLGNNPDLMDMRRILYVSYYDLPPNLKTCLLYLSLYPEDYHIKTKELIWKWIGEGFIHEEQGKSLYAVGEDYIAELINKSLVQPMDINIANKASSVRVHDMVLDLITSLSNEENFLATLGGQQTRSLASKIRRLSLQTCNEEDVQPMPTMSSLSHVRSLTVFSKDLSLLSALSGFLVIRALDLSGCSEVGNHHLKDICKLFHLRYLSLKWTPITEIPKEIGNLQLLQVLDIRCYGLEKLPSTLVQLRQLVFIDMGTRQVSPLLLKSMSTLPSLSSLAIGLRELRKEDLQILGSMPSLRDLSLFVMYWGKVTDKRLVIDNGCPFRSLKRFSINIIEATSFMFAQGTLQKLQILELEFYIWKKDQFGDYQFGLENLSSLEHVYAVVRGYVSEGELIGALEKMLDINPNKPTLTPKMFGGFVGTDWQEEFMLGKAFEVLFIEE; encoded by the exons ATGGAGGTCATGACTGGGGCTATGAGCACCCTCCTACCCATCCTCGGCAACCTTCTCAAGGAGGAGTACAACCTGCAGAAGAACACCAGGGGTGAGATCAAGTTCCTCAAAGCAGAGCTGGAGAGCATGGAGGCTGCCCTCATCAAGGTTTCAGAGGCACCGCTGGACCAGCCACCTGACAAACAGGTCAAGCTGTGGGCGAGGGATGTCAGGGATCTGTCCTATGAGATTGAAGACAACGTTGACAAATTCTTGGCATGCCTTGAATGTCAGCAGCAAAAGAGGCCACACAGCTTCATGGGTTTCATTCATAGAAGCATCAACATACTTACAAAGGGCAAGGTCCGACACAATATAGGCATGGATTTCAAAGACATCAAGAGGCGCATCAAGGAGGTCAGTGAGAGGCGTGATAGGTACAAGGTTGATAGCGTTGTGCCCAAGTCCACTAGCACAAGTACTGATACACTTCGCCAGTTAGCCTTGTTCAAAAAGGCGACAGAGCTTATTGGCACCGAAGAGAAGAGCCTTGACATAGTCAAGATGCTAATGGAGGGAGACGAGGTTTTCAAGAAACAGCCCAAGATGATCTCTATTGTTGGCTTTGGAGGCTTAGGGAAGACAACTCTTGCTAACGTGGTATATGAGAAGCTTCGTGGGGACTTTGATTGTGGAGCTTTTGTTTCTGTGTCTCTTAATCCTGACATGAAGAAGCTTTTCAAGAGTTTGCTCCATCAACTTGACAAGGGCAACTACAAGAACATCATGGACGAGTCAGCGTGGAGTGAAACACAACTCATTAGTGAGATAAGAGATTTCCTTCGAGACAAGAG GTACTTCATTCTCATTGATGACATATGGGATAAATCTGTGTGGAATAATATTAGATGTGCTCTGATTGAGAATGAATGTGGTAGTAGAGTAATTGCAACAACTCGCATTCTAGATGTTGCCAAAGAAGTTGGTGGTGTTTATGAGCTTAAACCTCTTTCTACTAGTGACTCAAGAAAGTTATTCTACCAAAGAATATTTGGAACTGAGGACAAGTGCCCTCATATTCAGTTGGCTGAAGTAAGTGAGAACATTTTGCAGAAATGTGGTGGAGTACCATTGGCTATCATTACACTGGCTAGTATGTTGGCTAGTAAAAAGGAACATGAAAATACATATACGTATTGGTCCAAGGTGTACCAATCTATGGGTTCTGGGCTTGGAAATAATCCCGACCTGATGGACATGAGGAGGATACTATATGTCAGTTACTATGACCTGCCTCCAAATCTGAAGACTTGTTTACTGTATCTCAGTTTGTATCCAGAGGATTATCATATTAAAACCAAAGAGTTGATATGGAAATGGATAGGTGAAGGATTCATTCATGAAGAGCAGGGGAAGAGCTTGTATGCAGTAGGCGAGGATTACATTGCTGAGCTCATTAACAAAAGCTTGGTCCAACCAATGGATATCAATATTGCTAATAAGGCGAGCTCTGTCCGTGTACACGACATGGTGCTTGACCTTATCACTTCCTTGTCAAATGAGGAGAACTTTCTCGCAACATTGGGTGGTCAGCAGACCAGGTCGCTAGCAAGTAAGATCCGTCGACTGTCTCTCCAAACCTGCAATGAAGAGGATGTCCAGCCAATGCCAACCATGAGCAGCTTGTCCCATGTGAGATCACTTACTGTGTTCAGTAAAGACCTCAGTTTGTTGTCCGCACTTTCAGGTTTTCTTGTCATACGTGCATTGGATTTAAGTGGTTGTAGCGAAGTGGGTAATCATCATTTGAAGGATATTTGCAAGTTATTTCACCTGAGGTATCTGAGTTTAAAATGGACACCTATCACTGAGATCCCGAAAGAGATCGGCAACCTACAGCTTCTGCAAGTGCTAGACATAAGGTGCTACGGATTGGAAAAATTGCCATCAACCCTTGTTCAGCTAAGACAACTGGTGTTTATTGACATGGGTACAAGGCAAGTCTCTCCATTGCTTCTAAAATCAATGTCCACCTTGCCCTCCCTCTCTTCCCTTGCAATTGGATTAAGAGAACTGAGAAAGGAAGACCTCCAAATACTTGGGAGCATGCCGTCTCTGCGTGACCTCTCTCTTTTTGTAATGTATTGGGGAAAAGTCACAGATAAAAGGCTAGTCATTGACAATGGTTGTCCCTTCCGGTCTCTGAAAAGGTTCAGTATAAATATTATAGAAGCCACTAGTTTTATGTTTGCACAAGGAACCTTGCAAAAGCTCCAAATCCTGGAGTTAGAATTTTATATTTGGAAAAAAGACCAATTTGGTGATTATCAGTTTGGGCTGGAGAACCTCTCTTCGCTTGAGCATGTCTATGCGGTTGTTCGTGGTTATGTTAGTGAGGGTGAGCTGATCGGTGCACTTGAGAAAATGCTTGATATTAATCCCAACAAGCCCACACTGACACCGAAG ATGTTTGGCGGGTTTGTAGGAACTGACTGGCAGGAGGAATTTATGCTGGGAAAGG CTTTTGAAGTGCTGTTCATAGAGGAATAA